In Mytilus edulis chromosome 4, xbMytEdul2.2, whole genome shotgun sequence, the following proteins share a genomic window:
- the LOC139519152 gene encoding DNA-directed RNA polymerase III subunit RPC7-like — protein sequence MAGRGRGRGRTVSFNVEALGINKGEVPIGPVLQPPPLFPPQEFKPVPLKQSEDYEYICALKKEFIGFMKKSPYYIQSKEKRKDIDRYSDKYQSGQDTLGQWNPDWRMFPDELKPAEKKVRKFGGSKPIKPNIPASKKSKTSEKEITKTLEKLEKKEAAMTDKEGEEEEEEEGANPEKKTEEDLDLDIDEEIDEEEETDYILTYFDNGETYGDDDDDDDGDGPIY from the exons ATGGCAGGCAGAGGCAGAGGTAGAGGAAGAACTGTATCCTTCAATGTAGAAGCTTTGGGAATCAACAAGGGAGAAGTACCCATAGGGCCTGTTCTTCAACCGCCACCGCTCTTCCCG CCACAAGAATTCAAACCAGTACCACTGAAACAAAGTGAAGATTATGAATATATTTGTGCCTTGAAGAAAGAGTTCATAGGTTTTATGAAAAAGTCCCCATACTACATACAATCCAAAGAGAAAAGGAAAGATATTGATAGATATTCAGATAAATATCAATCAGGACAAGACACATTGGGACAATGGAATCCAG ATTGGAGAATGTTTCCAGATGAATTGAAGCCTGCAGAGAAGAAAGTTCGTAAATTTGGTGGCAGTAAACCTATAAAACCAAATATTCCAGCCTCTAAAAAGTCAAAGACAtcagaaaaagaaataacaaaaacttTGGAG AAACTGGAGAAAAAAGAAGCTGCCATGACAGATAAAGAAGgagaggaagaagaggaagaggaagGAGCAAACCCAGAAAAGAAAACAGAGGAGGATCTAGACCTTGATATTGATGAGGAAATAGATGAAGAAGAG gaaaCTGATTATATATTGACGTACTTTGACAATGGAGAAACCTAtggtgatgatgatgacgatgatgatggtGATGGCCCAATATATTGA